One region of Parambassis ranga chromosome 12, fParRan2.1, whole genome shotgun sequence genomic DNA includes:
- the ctif gene encoding CBP80/20-dependent translation initiation factor isoform X2 yields the protein MENSSVASASSEAGSTRSQEIEELERFIDSYVLEYQVQGLLGDKADGDLDMDNGGKVPQWTDDCNDKKDGSWTSSRGRGSSKPDEWEHSSNGSTGSRPSSGSRPGSGSRSGSRGRNNQFKGPAKNGNRDGSFDILGTDIWAANTMDSHGGAGWDVQPEKLDFSHFHRKHFRGTPKHLPHIDREGMNKNKFEDDDGIDMNDIERFLPHLRSVFPPLPNEAEIAHTKKLFRRRRNDRRKQQRPQGGGGGGGGGGGKNQQQQSPQQQQRDHTQQQSPNQQQQTLTELGDNRNHSAVRPPRQYQGGHGQRQGGAPHHGYSQNRRWHHNQKGQGHGQANTTGDKGVPPRTTKDKEAENVKLADEQIRPSPDCSSQNPDQSPKYDSTPNTNAFPDLTVYKETSHPPRSGKASRGQSEQPKISLLQSSKERLRRRLKDKEEARVEQSGSSPQSMDRLVELLNSMRSNSSGVEQQLASFMEEAQFSARSEETLAQVVGTIYSKAVSDRSFAATAAKLCDKMAMFMVEGTKFRSLLLNMLQRDFARREELQQSDVERWLGFITFLCEVFGTMRSSSGEPFRVLVCPIYTCLRELLESTDVKEDAVLCCSMELQSAGRLLEEQLPEMMTELLAAVRDKMLCPAESQLTRSLLMEVIELHAHRWNPLEALTTQYYNRTIQKLTTTA from the exons ATGGAGAACTCTTCGGTGGCGTCTGCATCGTCTGAGGCTGGGAGCACACGCTCACAGGAGATTGAAGAGCTGGAGCGCTTCATTGACAGCTACGTGCTAGAGTACCAGGTGCAGGGGCTTCTGGGAGACAAGGCAGATGGAGACTTGGACATGGACAATGGTGGCAAGGTGCCACAG TGGACAGACGACTGCAATGACAAGAAGGATGGAAGCTGGACGTCATCACGAGGAAGAGGCTCATCTAAGCCA GATGAGTGGGAACACAGCAGTAATGGCAGTACAGGCTCCAGGCCTAGCTCAGGGTCCAGACCAGGATCTGGCTCACGCTCTGGCAGCAGAGGCAGGAACAACCAGTTCAAAGGTCCTGCAAAG AACGGGAACAGAGATGGCTCCTTTGACATCTTGGGGACAGACATCTGGGCTGCTAACACCATGGACTCACATGG AGGTGCAGGCTGGGATGTGCAGCCAGAGAAGCTGGACTTCAGCCATTTCCACAGGAAACATTTCAGAGGAACGCCAAAGCACCTGCCACACATCGACAGAGAGGG gatgaacaaaaacaagtttGAGGATGATGACGGCATAGACATGAATGACATAGAGAGGTTCTTACCCCACCTGCGCTCT GTCTTCCCACCCCTTCCTAATGAAGCGGAGATCGCACACACCAAAAAGCTCTTCCGACGCAGGAGGAATGACCGACG GAAACAGCAGCGGcctcagggaggaggaggaggaggaggaggtggaggagggaagaaCCAGCAGCAACAGtcaccgcagcagcagcagcgggatCACACTCAACAACAGTCTCCAAACCAACAGCAGCAGACCTTAACAGAACTGGGAGATAACAGAAATCATAGTGCTGTTCGGCCACCTCGCCAGTACCAAGGGGGACATGGGCAGCGACAAGGAGGTGCGCCACACCACGGATACAGCCAGAATCGGCGTTGGCACCACAATCAGAAAGGTCAGGGGCATGGACAGGCAAATACTACAGGTGATAAAGGAGTGCCCCCTAGAACAACCAAAGACAAAGAGGCAGAGAATGTAAAACTGGCTGATGAGCAAATCAGACCATCTCCAGACTGCAGCAGCCAGAATCCCGATCAATCACCCAAATATGACTCAACACCCAATACAAACGCTTTCCCTGATCTGACCGTTTATAAGGAAACTTCTCACCCACCACGAAGTGGAAAGGCAAGCAGGGGCCAGTCGGAGCAGCCCAAAATCAGCCTGCTGCAGTCATCGAAGGAAAGGCTGAGGAGGAGACTAAAGGACAAG GAAGAGGCACGCGTGGAGCAGTCGGGCTCCAGCCCACAGAGCATGGACCGGCTGGTGGAGCTCCTGAACAGCATGAGGAGCAACAGCAGTGgagtggagcagcagctggcatCCTTCATGGAGGAGGCGCAATTCTCTGCACGGTCCGAGGAAACGTTGGCTCAGGTGGTCGGCACCATCTACTCCAAGGCCGTGTCAGACAGGAGCTTTGCTGCAACTGCTGCAAAGCTCTGCGACAAGATGGCGATGTTCATGGTGGAAGGAACCAAGTTCAGAtcactgctgctgaacatgctaCAG AGGGATTTCGCTCGCCGTGAGGAGCTCCAGCAGTCAGATGTAGAAAGGTGGTTAGGATTCATCACCTTCTTATGCGAGGTGTTTGGTACCATGAGGAGCAGCTCCGGCGAGCCATTCAGGGTGCTGGTCTGTCCTATCTACACCTGCCTTCGAGAG CTGCTGGAGTCGACAGATGTTAAGGAagatgctgtgctgtgctgctccATGGAG TTGCAGAGTGCAGGGCGTCTCCTGGAGGAGCAGCTCCCCGAGATGATGACAGAGCTCTTAGCCGCCGTCAGAGACAAGATGCTTTGCCCGGCTGAATCTCAGCTAACTCGCTCTCTCCTCATGGAGGTCATCGAGCTGCATGCACACCGCTGGAACCCGCTGGAGGCTCTTACTACCCAGTACTACAACCGTACCATCCAAAAGCTCACCACCACTGCCTAG
- the ctif gene encoding CBP80/20-dependent translation initiation factor isoform X1, which translates to MENSSVASASSEAGSTRSQEIEELERFIDSYVLEYQVQGLLGDKADGDLDMDNGGKVPQWTDDCNDKKDGSWTSSRGRGSSKPDEWEHSSNGSTGSRPSSGSRPGSGSRSGSRGRNNQFKGPAKNGNRDGSFDILGTDIWAANTMDSHGGAGWDVQPEKLDFSHFHRKHFRGTPKHLPHIDREGMNKNKFEDDDGIDMNDIERFLPHLRSVFPPLPNEAEIAHTKKLFRRRRNDRRAFDQFTCDQLTILLPTVPGGTRQVSARKQQRPQGGGGGGGGGGGKNQQQQSPQQQQRDHTQQQSPNQQQQTLTELGDNRNHSAVRPPRQYQGGHGQRQGGAPHHGYSQNRRWHHNQKGQGHGQANTTGDKGVPPRTTKDKEAENVKLADEQIRPSPDCSSQNPDQSPKYDSTPNTNAFPDLTVYKETSHPPRSGKASRGQSEQPKISLLQSSKERLRRRLKDKEEARVEQSGSSPQSMDRLVELLNSMRSNSSGVEQQLASFMEEAQFSARSEETLAQVVGTIYSKAVSDRSFAATAAKLCDKMAMFMVEGTKFRSLLLNMLQRDFARREELQQSDVERWLGFITFLCEVFGTMRSSSGEPFRVLVCPIYTCLRELLESTDVKEDAVLCCSMELQSAGRLLEEQLPEMMTELLAAVRDKMLCPAESQLTRSLLMEVIELHAHRWNPLEALTTQYYNRTIQKLTTTA; encoded by the exons ATGGAGAACTCTTCGGTGGCGTCTGCATCGTCTGAGGCTGGGAGCACACGCTCACAGGAGATTGAAGAGCTGGAGCGCTTCATTGACAGCTACGTGCTAGAGTACCAGGTGCAGGGGCTTCTGGGAGACAAGGCAGATGGAGACTTGGACATGGACAATGGTGGCAAGGTGCCACAG TGGACAGACGACTGCAATGACAAGAAGGATGGAAGCTGGACGTCATCACGAGGAAGAGGCTCATCTAAGCCA GATGAGTGGGAACACAGCAGTAATGGCAGTACAGGCTCCAGGCCTAGCTCAGGGTCCAGACCAGGATCTGGCTCACGCTCTGGCAGCAGAGGCAGGAACAACCAGTTCAAAGGTCCTGCAAAG AACGGGAACAGAGATGGCTCCTTTGACATCTTGGGGACAGACATCTGGGCTGCTAACACCATGGACTCACATGG AGGTGCAGGCTGGGATGTGCAGCCAGAGAAGCTGGACTTCAGCCATTTCCACAGGAAACATTTCAGAGGAACGCCAAAGCACCTGCCACACATCGACAGAGAGGG gatgaacaaaaacaagtttGAGGATGATGACGGCATAGACATGAATGACATAGAGAGGTTCTTACCCCACCTGCGCTCT GTCTTCCCACCCCTTCCTAATGAAGCGGAGATCGCACACACCAAAAAGCTCTTCCGACGCAGGAGGAATGACCGACG AGCGTTTGATCAGTTCACCTGTGACCAGTTAACCATACTTCTGCCTACTGTGCCAGGGGGAACGCGGCAAGTCTCCGCCAG GAAACAGCAGCGGcctcagggaggaggaggaggaggaggaggtggaggagggaagaaCCAGCAGCAACAGtcaccgcagcagcagcagcgggatCACACTCAACAACAGTCTCCAAACCAACAGCAGCAGACCTTAACAGAACTGGGAGATAACAGAAATCATAGTGCTGTTCGGCCACCTCGCCAGTACCAAGGGGGACATGGGCAGCGACAAGGAGGTGCGCCACACCACGGATACAGCCAGAATCGGCGTTGGCACCACAATCAGAAAGGTCAGGGGCATGGACAGGCAAATACTACAGGTGATAAAGGAGTGCCCCCTAGAACAACCAAAGACAAAGAGGCAGAGAATGTAAAACTGGCTGATGAGCAAATCAGACCATCTCCAGACTGCAGCAGCCAGAATCCCGATCAATCACCCAAATATGACTCAACACCCAATACAAACGCTTTCCCTGATCTGACCGTTTATAAGGAAACTTCTCACCCACCACGAAGTGGAAAGGCAAGCAGGGGCCAGTCGGAGCAGCCCAAAATCAGCCTGCTGCAGTCATCGAAGGAAAGGCTGAGGAGGAGACTAAAGGACAAG GAAGAGGCACGCGTGGAGCAGTCGGGCTCCAGCCCACAGAGCATGGACCGGCTGGTGGAGCTCCTGAACAGCATGAGGAGCAACAGCAGTGgagtggagcagcagctggcatCCTTCATGGAGGAGGCGCAATTCTCTGCACGGTCCGAGGAAACGTTGGCTCAGGTGGTCGGCACCATCTACTCCAAGGCCGTGTCAGACAGGAGCTTTGCTGCAACTGCTGCAAAGCTCTGCGACAAGATGGCGATGTTCATGGTGGAAGGAACCAAGTTCAGAtcactgctgctgaacatgctaCAG AGGGATTTCGCTCGCCGTGAGGAGCTCCAGCAGTCAGATGTAGAAAGGTGGTTAGGATTCATCACCTTCTTATGCGAGGTGTTTGGTACCATGAGGAGCAGCTCCGGCGAGCCATTCAGGGTGCTGGTCTGTCCTATCTACACCTGCCTTCGAGAG CTGCTGGAGTCGACAGATGTTAAGGAagatgctgtgctgtgctgctccATGGAG TTGCAGAGTGCAGGGCGTCTCCTGGAGGAGCAGCTCCCCGAGATGATGACAGAGCTCTTAGCCGCCGTCAGAGACAAGATGCTTTGCCCGGCTGAATCTCAGCTAACTCGCTCTCTCCTCATGGAGGTCATCGAGCTGCATGCACACCGCTGGAACCCGCTGGAGGCTCTTACTACCCAGTACTACAACCGTACCATCCAAAAGCTCACCACCACTGCCTAG